Proteins encoded together in one Bacillota bacterium window:
- a CDS encoding zinc ribbon domain-containing protein: MPIYEFRCKSCGHRFERLCPLGETGENLSCPACDTPKPEKLISFFATKGVEGGKGDTCTTCSTPSSCAS, translated from the coding sequence GTGCCGATCTATGAATTCCGCTGCAAATCCTGCGGGCATCGTTTTGAAAGGTTGTGCCCGCTTGGCGAGACGGGAGAAAACCTTTCCTGCCCGGCTTGCGACACCCCGAAACCCGAAAAACTGATTTCGTTTTTCGCCACCAAAGGCGTCGAAGGGGGCAAGGGGGACACCTGTACCACCTGTAGCACGCCCTCAAGCTGTGCCTCCTGA
- a CDS encoding phosphate ABC transporter substrate-binding protein codes for MKNRLVVLAVVLTAVVTVAAGCGAGSRSGSPSQQDTLSGKIIVVGSTAMQPFIEEAATAFYEKNPDVQITVQGGGSGTGLSQVSQGACDIGNSDIFAEEKEGINASELLDHKVVVQAFAVVANPGVGVDSLTKKQIQDIFTGRITNWKQVGGKDRKIFVVNRAKGSGTRSTFTKYVMEGIEEAKGGAEQDSSGTVHKIVSETGGAVSYLAVSYLNDKVKTVRIDGAEPNELDISSGKYPFWSYGHMYTKGEPSKAAKAFIDYVLSDEVQQGLVKEMYYFPVNGIQVERKP; via the coding sequence ATGAAAAACCGGCTGGTTGTCCTGGCAGTCGTATTGACCGCTGTTGTAACCGTTGCCGCGGGATGCGGCGCCGGTAGCCGTTCCGGCAGCCCTTCGCAACAGGATACGCTTTCGGGTAAAATCATCGTGGTCGGTTCCACCGCGATGCAGCCTTTTATAGAAGAAGCGGCGACGGCATTCTATGAAAAGAATCCGGATGTGCAGATTACCGTTCAGGGCGGCGGCAGCGGCACGGGGCTCAGCCAGGTCAGCCAGGGCGCCTGCGACATAGGCAACTCCGATATATTCGCCGAGGAGAAAGAGGGCATCAACGCCTCAGAATTGTTGGATCACAAGGTTGTGGTTCAGGCCTTCGCCGTGGTGGCAAACCCGGGCGTGGGTGTGGACAGCCTTACCAAGAAACAGATTCAGGATATCTTTACGGGCAGGATAACGAACTGGAAACAGGTCGGCGGGAAGGACCGGAAGATCTTCGTGGTTAACCGCGCGAAAGGCTCCGGCACCAGGTCCACCTTCACCAAATATGTCATGGAAGGCATAGAAGAAGCCAAGGGTGGCGCCGAGCAGGATTCCTCCGGCACCGTGCACAAGATCGTCAGTGAAACGGGCGGAGCGGTGAGTTATCTGGCTGTTTCTTATCTTAATGATAAGGTAAAAACCGTTAGGATAGACGGCGCGGAACCTAACGAATTGGACATCAGCAGCGGCAAGTATCCCTTCTGGTCTTACGGTCACATGTACACAAAGGGCGAGCCGAGCAAAGCAGCGAAGGCGTTCATCGACTACGTCCTTAGCGACGAGGTGCAGCAAGGCCTTGTTAAAGAGATGTATTACTTCCCTGTTAACGGGATTCAGGTTGAACGCAAGCCTTAG
- the pstC gene encoding phosphate ABC transporter permease subunit PstC: MQWFSPNTRREFAGYTVTFVCASIAIALTIAIIVFLGWKGLSIFFVHKVSLANIFSVNWWPDRAAALGGPQVGVLSFMVGSIIASSLAAAVSAPFGITVAVFMSNISPRLGQQVLQPVIELLAGIPSVVYGYIGLSLLVPFVRENLGGTGFSLLAGAAVLSVMILPTVTSVSFDALRSLPSHLKEAAYALGATRWQTIKMVLIPAAREGLLTGVVLALARAFGEALAVQMVIGNKREIPHSILDPIITLTSGITMDMGNTVQGSLWNDALWFMAAILLLISFLSILAIRTIGKKVSSW; the protein is encoded by the coding sequence ATGCAGTGGTTTAGCCCCAACACGAGGCGCGAGTTTGCCGGATATACGGTAACCTTCGTCTGCGCCTCGATAGCCATCGCTCTGACCATAGCGATCATTGTGTTCCTGGGCTGGAAGGGTCTCTCCATTTTCTTTGTCCATAAGGTCAGTCTGGCCAACATTTTCAGCGTCAACTGGTGGCCCGACAGGGCGGCGGCACTCGGGGGTCCTCAAGTGGGGGTCCTCTCCTTTATGGTCGGTTCGATAATAGCCTCGTCGCTTGCGGCGGCGGTCAGCGCGCCTTTCGGGATTACGGTGGCTGTGTTTATGTCCAACATATCGCCCAGGTTGGGGCAGCAAGTCTTGCAGCCCGTGATAGAACTTCTCGCCGGTATCCCTTCGGTGGTTTACGGTTATATCGGCCTGAGCCTTCTGGTGCCGTTTGTGAGAGAAAACCTTGGGGGAACGGGATTCAGCCTGTTGGCCGGTGCGGCGGTCCTGTCGGTGATGATCCTGCCCACCGTCACCAGCGTTTCCTTCGACGCGCTCCGCTCCCTCCCTTCGCATCTTAAGGAAGCGGCGTACGCGCTCGGCGCCACACGATGGCAGACCATTAAAATGGTGCTTATTCCCGCGGCACGGGAGGGGCTGCTGACCGGAGTGGTACTGGCCCTGGCGCGCGCCTTCGGCGAGGCGCTGGCGGTGCAGATGGTGATCGGCAACAAGCGGGAAATTCCCCATTCCATCCTGGATCCGATCATCACCCTTACCAGCGGCATCACCATGGATATGGGGAACACGGTTCAGGGTTCCCTATGGAACGATGCCCTCTGGTTTATGGCCGCAATACTGCTGCTGATTTCTTTTCTCTCTATTCTGGCAATACGTACGATCGGGAAGAAGGTGTCGAGCTGGTGA
- the pstA gene encoding phosphate ABC transporter permease PstA — MNAKTKDMLATVLFWLAAGFVIVLLALLLGYILVHGYKSIDLAFLKSNPETIRAGGGIGPNLFNSFYLLFLSMALTVPVGLFGGIYLVEYARQNTFTNIIRLCIETLTSLPSIVVGLFGLLIFVTKFGLGYSLAAGALALTVINLPLMVRITEETLRTVPQSWREASLSLGATRWQTTYRVVLPCALPGLITGIIITAGRVFGEAAALLFTAGITTPHLNFDQANLLHPTSPWNPFRPGETLAVHIWKINSEALIPDIRRVADGSAAVLVLVLLIFNLLARWLARRFARRLTSA, encoded by the coding sequence GTGAATGCCAAGACCAAGGACATGCTGGCCACGGTGCTTTTCTGGCTTGCCGCCGGTTTCGTAATCGTTCTCCTGGCCTTGCTGCTCGGGTATATACTTGTGCACGGGTACAAGTCCATCGACCTTGCTTTTTTAAAGAGTAATCCGGAAACAATCCGCGCCGGGGGCGGGATCGGCCCTAACCTGTTTAATTCTTTTTACCTTTTGTTTCTTTCCATGGCGTTGACGGTTCCGGTAGGTCTTTTCGGCGGGATATATCTTGTGGAATATGCGCGTCAGAACACCTTCACCAATATCATCCGCCTGTGCATCGAAACCCTTACCTCGCTGCCGTCGATAGTGGTGGGGCTCTTCGGGCTTCTTATATTTGTCACGAAATTCGGCCTCGGTTATTCGCTTGCGGCAGGCGCCCTTGCCCTGACCGTGATAAATCTGCCCCTGATGGTCCGCATCACCGAGGAAACCCTTCGCACCGTGCCGCAAAGTTGGCGTGAGGCCAGCCTGAGCCTCGGGGCCACCAGGTGGCAGACCACCTACCGGGTGGTCCTTCCCTGCGCCCTGCCCGGGCTGATCACCGGCATCATAATCACCGCCGGGCGCGTGTTCGGTGAAGCGGCGGCGCTGCTTTTTACCGCGGGCATCACGACGCCGCACCTCAACTTCGACCAGGCCAACCTGCTGCATCCGACGTCGCCCTGGAACCCCTTCCGTCCCGGGGAGACGCTGGCGGTGCATATCTGGAAGATCAACTCCGAAGCCCTTATCCCGGATATACGCCGGGTGGCGGACGGTTCGGCGGCCGTTCTGGTGCTCGTGCTGCTCATCTTCAACCTTCTTGCCCGATGGCTCGCCCGACGTTTCGCCCGGCGGCTGACCTCGGCGTAA
- the upp gene encoding uracil phosphoribosyltransferase — protein MKNVFVFDHPLIQHKASFLRDKNTGTKDFRELVSEVTMLMGYEVTRDMPLDEIEIETPVGTARTGVISTKKMFIVPILRAGLGMVEGMLKLLPTVRVGHIGIYRNPETLEAVTYYRNLPGDAEERTAVVLDPMLATGGSASAAITMIKEEGVKVIKLMCIIASVTGIERINTDHPEVRIYCAAVDEQLNDHGYIVPGLGDAGDRLYGTK, from the coding sequence GTGAAAAACGTGTTTGTTTTCGACCATCCCCTGATTCAGCACAAGGCATCGTTTCTCCGCGATAAGAACACCGGCACGAAAGATTTCCGGGAACTGGTCTCCGAGGTAACCATGTTGATGGGGTATGAGGTTACAAGGGACATGCCTCTGGACGAAATTGAGATTGAAACACCGGTGGGGACGGCAAGGACCGGAGTGATTTCCACGAAGAAAATGTTCATTGTACCCATATTGAGGGCCGGACTTGGCATGGTTGAAGGAATGCTGAAACTTCTGCCCACGGTCAGAGTGGGCCACATCGGTATCTACCGCAATCCCGAAACGCTCGAAGCGGTCACTTACTACCGCAACCTCCCCGGCGACGCGGAAGAACGGACCGCGGTCGTTCTGGACCCGATGCTGGCCACGGGGGGCTCGGCTTCCGCCGCTATAACGATGATTAAGGAAGAAGGCGTGAAGGTTATAAAGCTGATGTGCATCATTGCTTCCGTAACGGGAATAGAAAGGATAAACACCGATCATCCGGAGGTGCGGATCTACTGCGCGGCGGTGGACGAACAGTTAAACGACCATGGGTATATTGTCCCCGGTCTGGGAGATGCCGGCGACAGACTGTACGGGACCAAATAA
- a CDS encoding metallophosphoesterase family protein, with translation MRIAALSDVHANLPALEAVLADIAGRDADLLLCAGDLVGYGPHPNEVVERIRIEQIAAVCGNYDEATAFDRPVCGCIFPDKAAQELGERSLSWAQAHTSEENKAFLRSLPPQLRFNFEGHNLYMTHGSPRDRDEYLFAETPVETFTEMLALAGAGILVVGHTHRPFHHSLPAGHVINCGSVGKPKHGSPAAVYALIDLKKEPAVSFIEVPYDADRTGQDIIRAGLPAEFAEALRTGR, from the coding sequence ATGCGTATCGCAGCGCTGTCGGATGTTCACGCCAACCTCCCCGCACTGGAAGCGGTCCTGGCCGATATCGCGGGACGGGATGCGGACCTGTTGCTTTGCGCCGGCGACCTCGTCGGGTACGGGCCGCACCCGAACGAGGTGGTCGAGCGCATCCGTATCGAACAGATCGCCGCGGTCTGCGGCAACTATGATGAAGCGACGGCCTTCGACCGCCCGGTGTGCGGGTGCATCTTCCCGGACAAAGCGGCGCAGGAACTGGGCGAACGCTCTTTATCCTGGGCTCAGGCGCACACGAGCGAAGAAAACAAGGCATTCCTCCGTTCGCTTCCGCCGCAACTCCGTTTTAATTTTGAAGGGCATAACCTCTATATGACTCACGGGAGTCCCCGCGACCGCGACGAGTACCTCTTTGCGGAAACGCCCGTGGAAACGTTTACCGAAATGCTTGCTCTTGCCGGCGCCGGCATCCTGGTGGTGGGACACACCCACCGGCCGTTCCACCATAGCCTTCCGGCCGGGCACGTCATAAACTGCGGAAGCGTCGGCAAACCGAAACACGGTTCCCCGGCCGCCGTTTACGCTTTGATCGACCTGAAGAAAGAACCGGCGGTGAGCTTCATCGAAGTGCCCTACGACGCAGACCGCACCGGGCAGGATATAATCAGAGCGGGCCTCCCGGCGGAATTTGCTGAAGCCTTGAGGACAGGCCGATAA
- a CDS encoding MBL fold metallo-hydrolase: MRLSFYGAARTVTGSCFLVEASGTRILVDCGLFQGPPETRERNYEPFPFLSASIDYLLVTHAHIDHSGLIPRLCKTGFKGKILATAATVDLLTVLLPDAAHIQEMEVEQKNRKARRAGKPLLDPIYTVADANKSLSFFEGVSYDTTLTITPQIGATFYNAGHILGAAMVMLTVSENGVPLKVLFSGDIGRPGQRFVKDPAVVDNADYVVIESTYGNRLHPEENEVSVLHDVLWRTYKRGGNVIIPAFAVERTQDLLFDLSELHHKGEMPPMQVYIDSPLATAVTGIFDRHKECYDEETQALIKSGQNPLDSDYVRFSVTTEESRALNQTPRGMVIISASGMCEAGRIRHHLKHNLWRPESTVVFVGFQPQGTLGRRILDGEKSVSIFGEEIAVKAEIVELSGYSAHADQAGLIEWLSNFKTRPKQVFVVHGEPEASENLRGMIEKDLGLQAVVPNYLSSWTLAADVQAAALLDAYRRLGERLQEVLKASDPKEIASIARRLESVVTGGN; the protein is encoded by the coding sequence ATGCGTTTAAGCTTCTACGGCGCCGCCCGGACGGTGACCGGCTCCTGCTTTCTGGTGGAGGCGAGCGGGACGCGAATCCTCGTCGACTGCGGCCTTTTTCAGGGACCTCCGGAAACGCGGGAGCGTAACTATGAACCCTTTCCGTTTCTTTCCGCCTCTATCGATTACCTGCTGGTGACCCACGCGCACATCGACCATTCCGGCCTTATCCCGCGCCTTTGTAAAACGGGGTTCAAGGGTAAAATCCTGGCCACGGCGGCCACGGTGGACTTGCTTACGGTTCTTTTACCCGATGCCGCCCATATTCAGGAGATGGAGGTGGAGCAGAAGAACCGGAAGGCAAGGCGTGCGGGTAAACCGCTCTTGGATCCGATATACACCGTGGCGGACGCGAACAAGAGCCTCAGTTTTTTCGAGGGTGTGAGCTACGATACGACCCTGACCATAACCCCGCAGATCGGCGCCACCTTTTATAACGCCGGCCATATCCTCGGCGCCGCGATGGTCATGCTGACGGTCAGCGAAAACGGCGTTCCGCTTAAGGTCCTGTTTTCGGGCGATATAGGCAGGCCGGGCCAGCGTTTCGTCAAGGACCCGGCGGTAGTTGACAACGCCGATTACGTGGTGATCGAATCAACCTACGGAAACAGGCTGCACCCCGAAGAAAACGAGGTGTCCGTGCTTCACGATGTTCTCTGGCGCACTTATAAGCGGGGCGGCAACGTAATTATTCCGGCCTTTGCGGTAGAGCGCACGCAGGACCTGCTTTTCGACCTCAGCGAGCTGCACCATAAGGGCGAAATGCCGCCGATGCAGGTATACATCGACAGCCCGTTGGCGACCGCGGTGACCGGTATCTTCGACCGGCACAAGGAGTGTTATGACGAGGAGACTCAAGCCCTGATAAAATCCGGGCAAAATCCGCTCGATTCGGATTACGTCCGCTTCTCGGTCACTACCGAGGAGTCCCGGGCGTTGAATCAAACGCCGCGCGGCATGGTGATCATTTCCGCGAGCGGTATGTGCGAAGCCGGGCGCATCCGGCACCACCTCAAGCACAACCTCTGGCGCCCTGAATCCACGGTTGTGTTCGTGGGTTTTCAGCCCCAGGGGACGCTCGGCAGACGCATCCTCGACGGCGAAAAGAGCGTTTCGATCTTCGGGGAGGAAATCGCCGTAAAGGCGGAAATCGTTGAGCTTTCGGGGTATTCGGCTCATGCCGACCAGGCCGGACTGATCGAATGGCTGTCAAACTTCAAAACCAGGCCGAAACAGGTTTTCGTGGTCCACGGTGAACCGGAGGCGTCCGAAAACCTGCGCGGCATGATAGAAAAAGATCTCGGCTTACAGGCCGTTGTTCCGAACTATTTGTCGTCGTGGACCCTCGCGGCGGACGTCCAGGCCGCCGCGTTGCTGGACGCTTACCGCCGCCTGGGAGAGCGGCTGCAGGAGGTCCTGAAGGCTTCCGATCCCAAAGAAATCGCCTCCATAGCCCGCCGGCTCGAATCGGTTGTAACGGGCGGGAATTAA
- the pgeF gene encoding peptidoglycan editing factor PgeF produces the protein MTVPWLEHAFTTRLGGVSDGAFASLNLSFLVGDQPQRVRENRRLLAGALRYDPERLVCGRQAHGANVVVVTPRIAGSGAFDAQTALGETDGLITNSAGIPLMAFFADCVPVVLADTENKAAGIVHAGWRGTVRQVPVKALGRMSGAFGTRAARCLAAIGPAIGPCCFNVSEPVAAEFSRWGDKVVHKDADGYRVDLWEANRRILIDAGVLAENISVVNICTACRPELMFSHRRDAGRTGRMSAVVSIRPEGY, from the coding sequence TTGACTGTTCCGTGGCTCGAACACGCCTTCACCACCCGCCTTGGGGGAGTAAGTGACGGGGCGTTTGCTTCGCTGAACCTGAGTTTTTTAGTGGGGGACCAGCCGCAAAGGGTCCGCGAAAATAGAAGACTCCTGGCCGGCGCGCTCCGGTACGATCCGGAGCGGTTGGTTTGCGGGCGGCAGGCGCACGGCGCCAACGTGGTGGTGGTTACGCCTCGGATCGCGGGTTCGGGAGCGTTTGACGCCCAAACCGCGCTCGGGGAGACCGACGGCCTGATAACGAACAGCGCGGGAATACCGTTGATGGCTTTTTTCGCGGACTGCGTTCCGGTTGTTCTTGCGGATACCGAAAACAAGGCGGCCGGGATCGTTCATGCAGGCTGGCGGGGCACGGTCCGGCAGGTTCCCGTCAAGGCGCTGGGCCGGATGTCCGGCGCTTTCGGCACCCGGGCGGCGCGCTGTCTGGCCGCGATCGGCCCGGCTATCGGTCCCTGTTGTTTTAACGTAAGCGAGCCGGTGGCGGCGGAGTTCAGCCGTTGGGGCGATAAGGTCGTCCATAAGGACGCGGACGGATATCGGGTGGACCTCTGGGAGGCCAACCGCAGAATCCTTATCGACGCGGGTGTCCTAGCGGAAAATATATCGGTTGTTAACATATGTACCGCCTGCCGCCCCGAACTTATGTTTTCCCACCGCCGCGACGCCGGCAGAACCGGCAGGATGTCCGCGGTAGTATCGATCAGACCGGAGGGATATTGA
- a CDS encoding response regulator transcription factor translates to MALILAVDDEEHIRRLLRFTLEREGFTVVTTGDGASALELARTRNPDLIVLDVMLPGMDGLSFCQALRADKRLRDLPVIMLSARGGETDKVLGLETGADDYVTKPFSPRELVARVRAHLRRKPAAEANDKLVCGQLVIDRERLSVSWAGESQGLTPKEFELLYYLAEHPGRVFSRDSLLNRVWGFDFPGGSRTVDVHIRYIRHKLEQLPGAPYFIETVRGAGYRFKERDKW, encoded by the coding sequence GTGGCGCTGATTCTTGCGGTTGACGACGAAGAGCACATCCGGAGGTTGCTGCGTTTTACCCTGGAGCGGGAAGGATTTACGGTTGTGACCACGGGGGATGGGGCAAGCGCGCTGGAACTCGCCCGCACCCGCAACCCTGACCTGATCGTGCTCGACGTTATGCTGCCGGGGATGGATGGGCTGAGTTTTTGTCAGGCGCTGCGGGCGGATAAAAGACTGCGGGATCTGCCGGTGATCATGCTGAGCGCCCGCGGCGGGGAAACCGATAAGGTTTTAGGACTGGAAACGGGCGCCGATGACTACGTCACAAAACCTTTCAGTCCCCGGGAACTGGTGGCCCGGGTGCGCGCGCACCTCCGGCGCAAGCCGGCGGCTGAAGCGAATGATAAGCTGGTGTGCGGTCAACTGGTTATCGACCGCGAGCGGTTGAGCGTTTCGTGGGCGGGAGAAAGCCAGGGACTGACGCCGAAAGAGTTCGAGTTGCTTTATTACCTCGCGGAGCATCCGGGGCGGGTGTTTTCACGCGATTCCTTGTTAAACAGGGTCTGGGGTTTTGATTTTCCCGGTGGTTCGAGGACGGTGGACGTTCATATACGGTATATCAGGCATAAACTCGAACAACTGCCGGGGGCGCCTTATTTTATTGAAACGGTGCGGGGAGCGGGATATCGTTTTAAGGAGCGGGATAAATGGTAA
- the pnpS gene encoding two-component system histidine kinase PnpS has translation MVKTIRKRIFICFSLLFLAYAGLCLLIFYGHPGLWTVIAGGALVAVVTGRIVSRQVAEPLRALIDVARDLTRFEETRGITSTEDAGSLTGRINLLAPRLKEAFNVLQTEKTRMEEILASLNEAVLALDSSCRVLLTNAALETHFGVSPAETRGKNILEVIRNHELEQLIRQVLKDGSPVRRELKILSPQPRTFTARLTPISTPEGSGIVVVLRDVTEQRRLEQMRSEFVANVSHELRTPLTAIRGFVETLRDGAMKDRETAAEFLEIIESETIRLGSLVEDLLNLSRLEDRRTALVRRSVSIGEVLARILPVFEKRASEHGLKLSVELPPSLPEVHGDPELIGQVFSNLIDNALKFTSQGEIVIKAVTSPGWIKVDVRDTGIGIPKESLPRIFERFYRVEKARSRASGGTGLGLAIVKHIVEAHGGRVDVESELGGGSRFSFYLPVLEI, from the coding sequence ATGGTAAAGACCATCCGCAAAAGGATTTTTATCTGCTTCTCTTTGCTGTTCCTGGCTTATGCGGGATTATGCTTACTTATATTCTACGGTCACCCGGGGTTGTGGACGGTGATAGCGGGCGGCGCTCTGGTGGCGGTGGTCACCGGGCGAATCGTAAGCCGACAGGTGGCTGAGCCCCTCAGGGCGTTGATCGATGTCGCCAGGGATCTGACGCGGTTTGAAGAGACAAGAGGCATCACAAGTACGGAGGACGCCGGGAGTCTGACCGGGCGTATCAACCTTTTGGCTCCCCGTTTGAAAGAGGCCTTCAATGTATTGCAGACGGAAAAGACGCGTATGGAGGAAATCCTTGCGAGCCTGAACGAAGCGGTGCTCGCGCTCGATTCATCCTGCAGGGTGCTCCTGACCAACGCGGCGCTCGAAACGCATTTCGGGGTCAGCCCTGCAGAGACGCGGGGGAAAAACATCCTGGAGGTTATCCGCAACCACGAACTCGAGCAGTTGATCCGGCAGGTCTTGAAGGACGGGTCGCCTGTGAGGCGGGAGCTGAAAATCCTTTCTCCTCAGCCGCGCACCTTTACCGCCCGCTTGACGCCGATTTCAACCCCGGAGGGTTCAGGAATCGTGGTGGTCCTGAGGGACGTAACCGAGCAGAGGCGTTTGGAACAGATGAGGAGTGAATTCGTGGCCAATGTTTCACACGAGTTGAGGACGCCGCTGACGGCCATTCGCGGTTTTGTAGAGACTTTGCGCGACGGCGCCATGAAGGATCGGGAAACCGCGGCGGAGTTTCTTGAGATCATTGAATCGGAAACAATACGTCTCGGGAGTCTGGTGGAAGACCTCCTGAACCTGTCGCGTCTTGAGGACCGCCGGACAGCGCTTGTCAGGAGAAGCGTATCGATCGGGGAGGTGCTTGCCCGCATACTTCCTGTTTTTGAAAAGCGAGCGAGTGAGCATGGATTAAAGCTTTCCGTGGAACTGCCGCCCAGCCTGCCGGAAGTGCACGGAGACCCGGAGTTGATCGGCCAGGTTTTTTCCAATCTGATAGACAATGCCCTTAAGTTTACATCCCAAGGCGAAATCGTCATCAAAGCGGTTACTTCCCCCGGTTGGATAAAGGTGGACGTCAGAGACACCGGCATCGGCATTCCCAAAGAGAGCCTGCCGCGGATTTTTGAGCGTTTCTACCGGGTGGAAAAAGCACGTTCGCGGGCTTCAGGCGGAACGGGGCTGGGCCTGGCGATTGTCAAACATATCGTCGAGGCGCACGGCGGGAGGGTGGACGTAGAAAGCGAATTGGGCGGGGGAAGCCGGTTTTCCTTCTATTTACCGGTGCTGGAAATTTAA
- a CDS encoding phosphate ABC transporter substrate-binding protein, with protein sequence MLLRCKMQRVLISILLVLGLIVGGCGRSRADVTVSGSTVLLPLARDAAAGFAPANAGAVVNVSGGGSYTGLQQVACGLVDIGASEVEPPAGDPKFKGLVDHVVALCPFLLIAHRDVGVDNLTADQASGIFTGRIKNWREVGGKDLKITIVNRPKSSGSRRVIKDLVLRGQEFTGDARVVNSNVELREAVAKTPGAIGFVDAANLEGTVKTLKYDSVVCSRETITNGAYPLWALEHMYTKGEPKGAVEAYLEFMCSASFREKIKSRGFLLPSEMKKQK encoded by the coding sequence GTGTTGTTAAGGTGTAAGATGCAGAGGGTTCTGATATCGATTCTGTTGGTCCTCGGTTTGATTGTCGGCGGCTGCGGCAGGAGTCGTGCGGACGTAACGGTTTCCGGTTCCACCGTCCTTTTACCCCTGGCGAGGGACGCCGCGGCGGGGTTTGCGCCGGCGAATGCCGGGGCGGTGGTGAACGTTTCCGGCGGGGGATCGTATACGGGTTTGCAGCAGGTTGCTTGCGGACTTGTGGACATAGGCGCCTCGGAGGTGGAGCCGCCCGCCGGCGACCCGAAGTTCAAGGGTCTGGTCGACCACGTGGTGGCGTTGTGTCCTTTCCTTTTGATCGCCCATAGGGACGTCGGGGTGGACAACCTTACCGCGGACCAGGCGTCCGGAATCTTTACCGGCCGGATAAAGAACTGGCGTGAAGTGGGCGGGAAGGACTTAAAGATAACGATAGTCAACCGGCCCAAGTCCTCGGGCTCGCGCCGGGTAATAAAAGACCTGGTCCTTAGGGGACAAGAATTTACCGGGGACGCCCGGGTTGTAAACTCGAATGTTGAACTGCGGGAGGCTGTTGCCAAGACACCCGGCGCCATCGGGTTTGTCGACGCGGCCAACCTGGAAGGAACGGTTAAAACGCTTAAATACGACTCGGTTGTCTGTTCGCGGGAAACCATAACCAACGGCGCTTACCCCCTTTGGGCGCTGGAACACATGTATACGAAAGGGGAACCTAAAGGAGCGGTCGAGGCTTACCTTGAATTCATGTGCAGCGCTTCATTCCGGGAAAAAATAAAAAGCAGGGGCTTTCTTCTACCGTCCGAAATGAAGAAACAAAAATAA
- the pstB gene encoding phosphate ABC transporter ATP-binding protein PstB, whose product MNTRIKVENLNLYYREEQALKDVSIEIKTNEITALIGPSGCGKTTFLRVLNRMNDLIEGVRVEGTVLLDGEDIYKPQVDIVKLRKRVGMVFQRPNPFPMSIYDNIAFGPRIHGVKDKRRLDELVESSLRGAALWEEVRDRLFRSALGLSGGQQQRVCIARLLAVEPEVLLMDEPTSALDPVSTTKIEELLRELRERYTIVIVTHNMQQAARVSDTTAFFLTGELIEYGETGAIFTRPKVKKTEDYITGRFG is encoded by the coding sequence ATGAATACGCGTATCAAGGTCGAAAACCTGAACCTTTACTATCGCGAAGAGCAGGCTCTTAAGGACGTAAGCATCGAGATTAAGACCAACGAAATCACGGCCTTGATCGGACCTTCAGGCTGCGGGAAGACAACTTTCTTAAGGGTGCTCAACCGGATGAACGACCTGATCGAGGGGGTTCGTGTTGAGGGTACGGTTCTCCTCGACGGTGAGGACATATACAAGCCCCAGGTTGATATCGTAAAGTTGAGGAAGCGTGTGGGGATGGTCTTTCAGCGCCCGAATCCTTTCCCGATGTCCATATACGATAACATCGCTTTCGGACCGCGGATCCACGGCGTCAAAGATAAACGCCGCCTGGACGAGCTTGTGGAGTCAAGTTTGCGGGGGGCGGCGCTGTGGGAGGAGGTGCGCGACCGGCTTTTCCGTTCGGCGCTCGGCCTGTCCGGAGGCCAGCAGCAGCGGGTTTGCATCGCCCGTCTTCTGGCTGTGGAACCGGAGGTGCTTCTGATGGACGAACCAACTTCGGCGTTGGATCCTGTCTCTACCACAAAAATCGAAGAGCTCCTCCGCGAATTAAGAGAGCGCTACACAATCGTAATCGTTACCCACAACATGCAGCAGGCTGCGCGGGTTTCGGACACCACGGCCTTTTTCCTGACCGGCGAGCTTATTGAATACGGCGAGACCGGGGCAATTTTTACCCGTCCCAAGGTAAAAAAGACGGAGGACTACATAACGGGGCGGTTCGGTTAA